The sequence below is a genomic window from Persephonella sp..
AATTATCGCAAAATCCCCTTACGTCCCGAGATACATAGTTGCCATACACGGAGACCTTCCTCAAAATTTGCAGAAAAGGATAAATAAGATACTGTATAGACTGGAGGACAAAAAAATCCTTGAAAAATTAGGGATTGATGGGTTTGAAAAACCACAAAAAGATATGTTCAAAATAGTAAAGGATTATAATGATATACTATCAAAATACCCTTTACTTCAGTAGGTTATGGCTTTAGATCATTTTAAGAAACTGTCTATAAGGTGGAAGGTAGCTCTTGCAACATCTGTTTATATTCTTTTTGTTCTTCTTGGGGCAATCTTTTTTACAGCTTTTAGCTTTGAGCAGAAACTTCTTAAAGAGAAAAATCAAAATACTGTTGAGAACATAAAAAACATTATTGAGAGCTACAAAGACAGTTTTGTCCTTAGAAATCTTGAAAAAATAGATGAGATGGTGAAGAAGATAGATGAACTTCCTTCAGTTTTCTATGTTTCTGTTTTTGATACAGAGGGGAGGATAATAGGCGATAC
It includes:
- a CDS encoding PhnD/SsuA/transferrin family substrate-binding protein, translating into MPLYILSKNGIKYTDISDMWNSGSDKAAILSVISGLADAAGVKEESAYRFLDKGIKIIAKSPYVPRYIVAIHGDLPQNLQKRINKILYRLEDKKILEKLGIDGFEKPQKDMFKIVKDYNDILSKYPLLQ